The Streptomyces sp. NBC_01275 genome has a segment encoding these proteins:
- a CDS encoding SDR family oxidoreductase: MKVVVIGGTGLIGSKVVARLGEHGHEAVAAAPNTGVNTLTGEGLAEVLQGASVVVDVSNSPSFEDEAVMDFFRTSTTNLLKAETEAGVAHHVALSVVGTERLQGSGYFRAKQAQEDLIRASGNPYSIVHATQFFEFAKGLADGVTEGDTVHLPDAKIQPIVSDDVAAAVGRTAVGDPVGGVVEVAGPEAFQLEEFIRMGLTAQNDPRKIVTDPQATYWGAELQENTLLPGADAHIAGTRFADWLAQQK, from the coding sequence ATGAAGGTCGTAGTGATCGGTGGAACCGGGCTCATCGGCTCGAAGGTGGTCGCCAGGCTCGGCGAGCACGGGCACGAGGCGGTCGCGGCGGCGCCCAACACCGGCGTCAACACGTTGACGGGCGAGGGGCTGGCCGAAGTCCTGCAGGGCGCGTCGGTGGTGGTCGACGTGTCGAACTCGCCCTCGTTCGAGGACGAGGCCGTCATGGACTTCTTCCGCACATCGACGACCAATCTGCTGAAGGCGGAGACCGAGGCGGGCGTGGCGCATCACGTGGCACTGTCCGTGGTCGGCACCGAGCGCCTCCAGGGGAGCGGGTACTTCCGCGCCAAGCAGGCCCAGGAAGACCTGATCAGGGCGTCCGGCAACCCCTACTCCATCGTGCACGCCACCCAGTTCTTCGAGTTCGCGAAGGGACTCGCCGACGGGGTCACCGAGGGTGACACCGTGCATCTGCCCGACGCCAAGATCCAGCCCATCGTCTCCGACGACGTGGCCGCGGCCGTCGGCCGCACCGCGGTCGGGGACCCGGTGGGTGGCGTGGTCGAGGTCGCCGGTCCCGAAGCGTTCCAGCTCGAGGAGTTCATCCGCATGGGACTCACCGCCCAGAACGACCCCCGCAAGATCGTCACGGACCCGCAGGCGACGTACTGGGGCGCCGAGCTGCAGGAGAACACGCTTCTGCCGGGCGCCGACGCACACATCGCCGGCACGAGGTTCGCCGACTGGCTCGCACAGCAGAAGTAG
- a CDS encoding RNA polymerase subunit sigma gives MDQGDAVPIAELWEERRFLLDVARWMLGDPGAAESVVDEAYHRWYGLSDAARRQVTVPRSWLAKTVGGICLGRLALPGWGAVGHGEGHGARPSEVEAGRVVLNALESLSTAERAAFVFRAFGMAPGTVADIVGRSEPELAELADRARKWLRLQRTRSTTPQQHDAVARAVRRACVTEDGELLTSLLCSDVTAFFDGGGKVRALTGPVHGSRPVADSVLTLLARRPRTTLATHSVNGRTGLVARYGRQVAAVISLDVANDRVAQVWVMLNPDKLRSWNQSRADGGADSDESPGQ, from the coding sequence ATGGACCAGGGCGATGCGGTGCCGATCGCCGAGTTGTGGGAGGAACGTCGGTTCCTGCTCGACGTCGCCCGCTGGATGCTGGGCGACCCGGGTGCGGCGGAAAGCGTCGTCGACGAGGCGTATCACCGGTGGTACGGGCTGTCCGATGCGGCGCGCCGACAGGTCACCGTTCCCCGGTCCTGGCTGGCGAAGACCGTGGGCGGGATCTGCCTGGGCCGGCTCGCACTGCCCGGCTGGGGCGCGGTCGGCCACGGAGAAGGGCACGGGGCACGGCCGTCGGAGGTGGAGGCCGGCCGGGTCGTGCTGAACGCGCTGGAGTCGCTGTCGACGGCCGAGCGCGCGGCGTTCGTGTTCCGCGCTTTCGGGATGGCCCCCGGCACGGTCGCCGACATCGTGGGCCGCTCGGAGCCCGAGCTCGCCGAGCTCGCCGACCGGGCCAGGAAGTGGCTGCGGCTGCAGCGGACCCGCTCCACGACACCGCAGCAGCATGACGCCGTCGCGCGCGCCGTGCGCCGGGCGTGCGTCACCGAGGACGGCGAGCTGCTCACGTCGTTGCTGTGCTCGGACGTCACGGCGTTCTTCGACGGTGGCGGCAAGGTACGGGCTCTGACCGGACCGGTCCACGGCAGCCGACCGGTCGCCGACAGTGTGCTGACGCTCCTGGCCCGCCGTCCGCGTACCACCCTGGCCACCCATTCCGTCAACGGCCGGACCGGCCTCGTCGCCCGCTACGGCCGCCAGGTCGCCGCCGTCATCAGCCTCGACGTCGCGAACGACCGCGTCGCCCAGGTCTGGGTCATGCTCAACCCCGACAAACTGCGGTCCTGGAACCAGTCCCGTGCCGACGGCGGCGCCGACTCGGACGAGAGCCCGGGACAGTGA
- a CDS encoding NAD(P)/FAD-dependent oxidoreductase: MREILIVGGGYAGFYTAWGLQKKLRPGEARVTVVDPRPYMTYQPFLPEVAAGSVEARHAVVSLRRHLSRTRLIAGTVTEIRDADRTVTVRPVRGDAYELRYDILVVTAGAVTRTFPIPGLAQRAIGLKHVEEAVAIRDRLMTAFDQAASLPPGPERRKLLTVTFVGGGFSGVEGFGELLSLATAMLRSYPELSMDELSFHLVEARGRILPEVSDKPGAWVVRHLERRGAHVHLNTQLLSAEDGHVLLSDGEEYDSTLIVWAAGNASNPVVHNHTDLPVDERGLLLVRPDLRVGTDSEPVSNVWAAGDDASIPDLASPVPGARTVPNAQHAVRQGRRLAKNLVADLRGKRVRNYRHSSLGVVATLGLGRGVFQYKGIVIKGFPAWLMHRGYHVLAVPSWERKIRVLAVWLTAALTGRDLVSLASVQRPRDAFVTSGRTQDPGAGRTKEGSTA, encoded by the coding sequence ATGCGAGAGATTCTGATCGTCGGCGGCGGCTACGCGGGCTTCTACACCGCATGGGGCCTGCAGAAGAAGCTGCGTCCGGGCGAGGCGCGGGTCACGGTCGTCGACCCGCGCCCGTACATGACTTATCAGCCCTTCCTGCCGGAGGTGGCGGCCGGTTCGGTGGAGGCGCGTCACGCGGTCGTCTCACTGCGGCGGCATCTGAGTCGTACCCGGCTGATCGCGGGGACCGTGACCGAGATCCGTGACGCGGACCGTACAGTGACCGTCCGCCCGGTGCGCGGAGACGCCTACGAGCTGCGCTACGACATCCTCGTGGTCACCGCGGGCGCCGTGACCCGCACCTTCCCCATCCCCGGACTGGCGCAGCGGGCCATCGGCCTCAAGCACGTGGAGGAGGCCGTGGCGATCCGTGACCGGCTGATGACCGCGTTCGACCAGGCCGCGTCGCTGCCGCCCGGCCCCGAGCGGCGAAAGCTGCTCACCGTCACGTTCGTGGGAGGCGGGTTCTCCGGCGTCGAGGGCTTCGGCGAGCTGCTGTCGCTGGCGACCGCCATGCTCAGGTCGTATCCGGAGCTGAGCATGGACGAATTGTCCTTCCATCTGGTCGAGGCCCGGGGCCGCATCCTGCCCGAGGTGAGCGACAAACCGGGTGCCTGGGTGGTGCGTCACCTGGAACGTCGCGGCGCACATGTCCACCTGAACACGCAACTGCTGTCCGCCGAGGACGGCCACGTACTCCTCTCCGACGGAGAGGAGTACGACTCCACGCTGATCGTCTGGGCCGCCGGCAACGCCTCGAACCCGGTCGTGCACAACCACACGGACCTGCCGGTCGACGAGCGCGGCCTGCTCCTGGTCCGCCCCGATCTGCGCGTGGGCACGGACAGCGAGCCGGTGTCGAACGTGTGGGCGGCCGGGGACGACGCGTCCATTCCCGACCTGGCCTCGCCGGTGCCGGGCGCACGCACGGTACCGAACGCCCAGCACGCCGTACGGCAGGGTCGGCGCCTCGCCAAGAACCTCGTGGCCGACCTGCGCGGGAAGCGGGTCCGGAACTACCGCCACAGCAGCCTGGGCGTGGTGGCGACGCTGGGCCTTGGGCGGGGCGTCTTCCAGTACAAGGGCATCGTCATCAAGGGATTCCCGGCATGGCTGATGCACCGGGGCTATCACGTGCTGGCGGTGCCCAGCTGGGAGCGCAAGATCCGCGTTCTGGCGGTCTGGCTCACGGCGGCTCTCACAGGCCGGGATCTCGTGTCTCTCGCCTCCGTGCAGCGCCCGCGGGACGCCTTCGTCACGAGTGGGCGGACGCAGGACCCGGGTGCCGGCCGTACGAAGGAAGGCAGCACGGCATGA
- a CDS encoding DUF1003 domain-containing protein yields MQKERAEDVQLRIADWITRFAGSMWFVYIHMVLFAAWMVGVEKSPWQTLTLIVSLEAIFLSTFVMIGQNRQAEFTRKKADHDYEAQELELRHNTELTELVHTLTIEIHKAVNAVAVGETATGDNAKQASEFTA; encoded by the coding sequence GTGCAGAAGGAGCGTGCCGAGGACGTTCAGTTGCGGATCGCCGACTGGATCACCCGGTTCGCCGGATCGATGTGGTTCGTCTACATCCACATGGTCCTGTTCGCAGCATGGATGGTCGGGGTGGAGAAGAGCCCGTGGCAGACGCTCACGCTGATCGTCTCGCTCGAGGCCATCTTCCTGTCCACGTTCGTGATGATCGGCCAGAACCGACAGGCCGAGTTCACCCGCAAGAAGGCCGACCACGACTACGAGGCACAGGAACTCGAACTGCGTCACAACACGGAACTGACGGAACTCGTGCACACGCTCACCATCGAGATCCACAAGGCGGTGAACGCCGTGGCCGTGGGCGAAACGGCGACAGGCGACAACGCGAAGCAGGCATCCGAATTCACTGCCTGA
- a CDS encoding SsgA family sporulation/cell division regulator produces MREPDSFTLVVCRMLVRLVVPEGVDRPVMLDLSYGRADPYAVSLTFHMCTDATVRWVVGRDLLLDGLEKLVGVGDIQVWPSVRPWTGRVHIALCPCPKQGAVVVTASARALEAFLRRTLAMVPAGTEGRHLDMDAAVRHILRNPGESRR; encoded by the coding sequence ATGAGAGAACCCGACAGTTTCACTCTGGTGGTGTGCCGGATGCTTGTCCGCCTGGTCGTCCCCGAAGGAGTGGACCGGCCCGTGATGCTTGATCTGTCCTACGGCAGAGCCGATCCCTACGCGGTGTCCCTGACGTTCCACATGTGCACTGACGCCACCGTGCGCTGGGTGGTCGGCCGCGATCTCCTCCTGGACGGTCTGGAGAAGCTCGTCGGCGTCGGCGACATCCAGGTCTGGCCTTCCGTGCGCCCGTGGACGGGCAGGGTGCACATCGCGCTGTGCCCGTGTCCGAAGCAGGGGGCGGTCGTCGTGACCGCCTCGGCGCGAGCCCTGGAGGCCTTCCTGCGGAGAACCCTGGCGATGGTGCCCGCCGGTACCGAGGGACGCCACCTGGACATGGACGCAGCCGTCCGACACATCCTGAGGAACCCCGGTGAGTCGCGTCGATAG
- a CDS encoding LuxR family transcriptional regulator: protein MVGRARQLQEIKALLGPGTAAGRALLLSGEPGVGKSVLLGEVARAMSGVGAQILSAVGVRFEAELAYAGLHQLLLPLNDRFEHLGDTHRKALLGALGYGGDPVPDGLHVCDAVLFLLRRAATERTVFIVVDDLAWLDRASSAVLGFVARRLSGSRIGFLAASRSGAETPFDRAGLAEYELPPLSHDAATELLRARFPELAAPVRDRVLAQAQGNPLALVELPAALSDPQRGALADLPDVLPLSPRVRRLHVPRVAGLPAESRRILLLLALDDTGDSGVLRAGSEELKVLTALAAESDRLITVDGTNRRVAFRHPLMRAAVVETSTLTERCQAHRALAEIRAESPERRAWHLGRATLVPDERIAALLEEAGHRAARRGDATAAVATFTRAAELSPRPVDRGRRLTWAAYLAAEATGELRAASELLDRARRADPDRTGSPLTAATASLLLLNGGDGDVDMAHRLLVEAVGTGIHGHDAEDDAEDDALIEALHILQLVCWSGGRDALWEPFHAALDRLKPAAPPLLSACGKTLADPARTGLAGRQELDSILAGIRNEGDPGQIVRVGAAAVHSDRPAELRDVSWRVVRRGRRGGHVRRHIDALMHLCLQDFPTGRWDEAETLADEGLRVCEERQYPFFSWYFEYHQALLAAVHGHFEESRSLSDRITQWAVPRGVLGAVAFADHARVLAELGAGDYECAYRHAVAISPAGRLASHAPQALSVCMDLVEAAVHTRRAAEAEAHVQAMREAGVAALSPRLALLVAGSAALVAPDDGAVGRFEQALSVPGAQHWPFDLARIRLAYGERLRRMRFVSEARAQLDAANQVFERLGAQPWADRAAGELRATRRSRTAAKHGSATLTAQEQEIATLAASGMTNKQIGERLHLSPRTVGSHLYQLFPKLGIASRAAIRDALASLPPSAAF from the coding sequence GTGGTGGGCCGTGCGCGGCAGCTCCAGGAGATCAAGGCGCTGCTCGGGCCGGGAACGGCCGCGGGCCGTGCCCTGCTGCTCTCCGGGGAGCCGGGTGTGGGCAAGAGCGTGCTGCTCGGTGAGGTCGCCAGGGCGATGTCCGGCGTGGGCGCCCAAATTCTGTCGGCCGTCGGCGTCCGGTTCGAGGCCGAACTCGCCTACGCCGGTCTTCACCAGTTGCTGTTGCCGCTGAACGACCGGTTCGAGCACCTGGGAGACACACATCGGAAGGCTCTGCTCGGTGCGCTGGGTTACGGCGGCGATCCGGTGCCCGACGGGCTTCATGTCTGCGACGCGGTGCTCTTCCTGCTGCGCCGAGCGGCAACCGAACGCACCGTGTTCATCGTCGTGGACGACCTCGCCTGGCTCGACCGGGCCAGTTCGGCGGTGCTGGGCTTCGTCGCCCGTCGGCTGTCGGGAAGCCGTATAGGATTTCTCGCCGCCTCCAGATCGGGAGCCGAGACCCCTTTCGATCGGGCCGGGCTCGCCGAGTACGAGCTGCCGCCGCTGAGTCACGACGCGGCCACGGAACTGCTCAGAGCCCGCTTTCCGGAGCTGGCCGCACCTGTACGGGACCGCGTCCTGGCGCAGGCGCAGGGCAATCCGCTGGCGCTCGTGGAGCTGCCCGCCGCGCTGAGCGACCCGCAGCGCGGCGCGTTGGCCGATCTGCCTGACGTACTGCCCCTCTCCCCACGTGTTCGGCGCCTCCACGTTCCGCGCGTGGCCGGCCTTCCGGCCGAATCGCGCCGGATCCTGCTGCTCCTCGCCCTCGACGACACCGGGGATTCCGGTGTCCTGCGGGCCGGATCGGAGGAGCTGAAGGTTCTTACGGCGCTGGCGGCGGAATCGGACCGCCTGATCACCGTCGACGGCACGAACCGCCGGGTCGCCTTCCGGCATCCGCTGATGAGGGCCGCGGTTGTCGAGACCAGCACCCTGACCGAGCGCTGCCAGGCTCATCGCGCGCTCGCCGAGATCCGCGCGGAGTCACCCGAGCGGCGGGCCTGGCACCTGGGCCGGGCAACTCTCGTTCCCGACGAGCGTATTGCCGCCCTGCTGGAGGAGGCCGGGCATCGCGCCGCCCGACGAGGTGACGCCACGGCAGCGGTCGCCACCTTCACCAGGGCCGCCGAGCTGAGCCCCCGTCCCGTGGACCGAGGACGCAGGCTGACCTGGGCCGCCTACCTCGCTGCCGAGGCGACCGGCGAGCTGCGCGCGGCGTCGGAGCTCCTCGACCGCGCCCGGCGCGCGGACCCGGATCGCACCGGGTCTCCGCTCACCGCCGCCACGGCGTCGCTCCTCCTGCTCAACGGCGGTGACGGCGACGTCGACATGGCTCACCGCCTCCTGGTGGAGGCCGTCGGGACCGGCATCCACGGACACGACGCAGAGGACGACGCAGAGGACGACGCCCTCATCGAGGCACTGCACATCCTGCAGCTGGTGTGCTGGTCCGGTGGTCGCGATGCCCTGTGGGAACCCTTCCACGCCGCCCTCGACCGTCTGAAGCCGGCTGCTCCGCCCCTGCTCTCCGCCTGCGGCAAGACACTGGCGGACCCGGCCCGCACCGGCTTGGCCGGCCGCCAGGAACTCGACTCGATCCTCGCCGGCATCCGCAACGAGGGGGACCCGGGGCAGATCGTCCGCGTCGGTGCGGCCGCCGTCCACTCCGACCGGCCCGCAGAGCTACGGGACGTCTCCTGGCGTGTGGTCAGGCGGGGACGCCGGGGCGGCCATGTCCGCCGGCACATCGACGCGCTCATGCACCTGTGCCTGCAGGACTTCCCGACCGGCCGGTGGGACGAGGCCGAAACGCTGGCCGACGAGGGGCTGAGGGTCTGCGAGGAACGCCAATACCCGTTCTTCTCCTGGTATTTCGAGTACCACCAGGCCCTGCTCGCCGCCGTCCACGGGCACTTCGAAGAGAGCCGGAGCCTGTCCGACCGGATCACGCAGTGGGCCGTGCCTCGCGGGGTCCTGGGGGCGGTGGCCTTCGCCGACCACGCCCGCGTCCTCGCCGAACTCGGTGCGGGCGACTACGAATGTGCGTACCGCCACGCCGTGGCGATCAGTCCCGCCGGCCGACTGGCGTCCCACGCTCCGCAGGCCCTGTCGGTCTGCATGGACCTCGTGGAGGCGGCAGTGCACACCCGGCGCGCCGCTGAGGCGGAGGCGCACGTGCAGGCGATGCGGGAGGCCGGTGTCGCGGCGCTCTCCCCTCGGCTGGCGCTGCTGGTGGCGGGCTCGGCCGCGCTCGTCGCACCCGATGACGGCGCGGTCGGACGTTTCGAACAGGCCTTGTCCGTCCCGGGAGCGCAGCACTGGCCCTTCGATCTGGCTCGGATACGGCTGGCTTACGGGGAGCGTCTGCGGCGCATGCGCTTCGTCTCGGAGGCCCGAGCCCAACTGGACGCGGCGAACCAGGTGTTCGAGCGCCTGGGCGCCCAGCCGTGGGCCGACCGGGCCGCGGGTGAACTCCGCGCCACCCGTCGGTCCCGGACCGCAGCGAAGCACGGCTCCGCGACGCTGACCGCACAGGAACAGGAGATCGCCACACTCGCGGCTTCCGGAATGACCAACAAGCAGATCGGCGAACGTCTCCACCTTTCGCCCCGAACCGTGGGTTCGCACCTCTACCAGCTGTTCCCGAAACTCGGAATCGCCTCACGCGCGGCAATCAGGGACGCGCTCGCGTCTCTTCCCCCGAGTGCGGCGTTCTAG
- a CDS encoding LuxR family transcriptional regulator: protein MPLSTAEGLVGRDRELELLRSYVDQVLGGGGVLLLSGEPGVGKSVLLDAAAKAATAAGALVLRSAGVEFLGDLGFSGLNHVLEPLLHECDGLDPAHREALTVALGAGDGAPVDRLVVYGAVLALLRRAASTRPVLLVVDDLQWVDRASAAALAFVARRLTGSRVGLLAASRPGFESFFERAGLPELTVSALDDRAAAGLVGTRFPLLAGRELRRVLAQAQGNPLALLELPAALDDSRGSAGVVLSEVLPLSRRLQDLYASRVAEMPAPTRRLLLLAALEDSGDLPVLRAAAPGEDVPSLLAPAERAQLLRVEHRGLGRLSFRHPLIRATIVSGSTSGQRLDAHHALAEALADQPDRRAWHLAEATPDPDERVAALLEHTAHRVRRRGDAVGAFNALVRAADLTPGPAERGRRLAEAAFVGADVAGELRTAAELLVEARRADPGLRGSLRAAAAASQVLLNRDGDVNTAHRLLVGAITTRDGRSDGDDEALFEALCTLRRVCLCAGRAELWGAYHAAMSQLTVPMPPLQELLGEVYADPARSSATSLGLLDAVIHDLHRETDPSRIERIAMAALFVDRATGCRAALWPVVDDGREGGAVTSALIALVVLCLDDFMTGRWDECGRLAAEGLALCEAHGYQLLAQQFHRAQGLLAAARGDDGTVRRLAQGVTQWAVPRGARTIEHFARHMTALAALGRGDHEEAYLDASAISPSGVLAPHAPLALWVPMDLVEAAVRSGRRAEALAHVAAMRQTGLPGISGRLALVTAGSAAIAAPEDRAAGFFEEALAVPGAERWPFDLARVRLAYGQHLRRARAVKDARVHLAAALKTFRCLGAAPWAARAAEELRATGRTASWAHQDVGTMPLTEQELRIATLAASGMTNKQIGERLFLSHRTVAAHLHRIFPKLGITSRVTLGEALTALPLQQPRAERSFTSS, encoded by the coding sequence GTGCCGCTCAGCACGGCCGAGGGGCTGGTAGGACGCGACCGGGAGCTGGAGCTGCTCCGGTCGTACGTCGACCAGGTGCTCGGCGGCGGTGGGGTGCTGCTGCTGTCCGGGGAGCCGGGCGTCGGCAAGTCCGTTCTCCTGGATGCCGCGGCGAAGGCGGCGACGGCGGCCGGTGCGCTTGTGCTGCGCTCCGCCGGGGTCGAGTTCCTCGGGGATCTGGGCTTCTCCGGACTGAACCACGTACTCGAACCGTTGCTGCACGAGTGCGACGGGCTCGACCCGGCGCACCGCGAGGCCCTGACCGTCGCGCTTGGCGCGGGTGACGGCGCCCCAGTGGATCGGCTGGTCGTCTACGGGGCCGTACTGGCGCTGCTCCGGCGGGCCGCGAGCACCCGTCCGGTTCTGCTCGTCGTCGACGACCTGCAATGGGTCGATCGGGCCAGCGCCGCGGCGCTCGCGTTCGTCGCCCGGCGGCTGACCGGGAGCCGTGTAGGCCTCCTCGCCGCCTCACGGCCGGGGTTCGAGAGCTTCTTCGAACGCGCGGGGCTTCCCGAGCTCACCGTGTCTGCGCTGGACGACAGAGCCGCGGCCGGTCTGGTCGGCACCCGGTTCCCGCTGCTCGCCGGACGGGAGCTGCGGCGTGTCCTCGCGCAGGCCCAGGGCAATCCGCTGGCCCTGCTGGAACTGCCGGCCGCACTCGACGACTCGCGAGGCAGCGCGGGCGTGGTGCTGTCCGAGGTGCTCCCGCTCAGCCGTCGGCTGCAGGACCTGTATGCCTCCCGGGTCGCGGAGATGCCGGCGCCCACCCGTCGGCTGCTGCTTCTGGCCGCGCTGGAGGACAGCGGCGACCTGCCGGTCCTGCGGGCCGCCGCCCCCGGCGAGGACGTGCCGTCCCTTCTCGCCCCCGCGGAGCGGGCACAGCTGCTGCGGGTCGAGCACCGAGGACTGGGGCGGCTGTCCTTCCGCCATCCGCTGATCCGCGCGACGATCGTGTCGGGCTCGACCAGCGGTCAGCGCCTGGACGCCCACCACGCGCTGGCGGAGGCGCTGGCCGATCAGCCCGATCGCCGGGCGTGGCACCTGGCCGAGGCCACACCCGATCCGGACGAGCGGGTCGCGGCACTCCTGGAGCACACCGCCCACCGGGTCCGCCGACGCGGCGACGCCGTCGGCGCCTTCAACGCGCTGGTACGGGCCGCCGACCTCACTCCCGGCCCCGCGGAACGCGGCAGACGGCTGGCCGAAGCCGCCTTCGTGGGCGCGGACGTCGCCGGAGAGCTGCGCACGGCGGCGGAACTGCTCGTGGAGGCCCGGCGCGCCGACCCCGGCCTCAGGGGATCCCTGCGGGCGGCGGCCGCGGCCTCCCAGGTGCTGCTCAACCGCGACGGTGACGTCAACACCGCGCATCGGCTGCTCGTCGGTGCGATCACGACCCGCGACGGCAGGTCCGACGGCGACGACGAGGCGCTCTTCGAGGCGCTGTGCACCCTGCGCAGGGTGTGTCTGTGCGCGGGCAGAGCCGAGCTCTGGGGCGCGTATCACGCAGCCATGTCCCAGCTGACCGTGCCGATGCCTCCCCTCCAGGAACTGCTCGGCGAGGTCTACGCCGACCCGGCACGCTCCTCCGCGACATCCCTCGGCCTGCTCGATGCGGTGATCCACGACCTGCACCGGGAAACAGACCCGAGCCGGATCGAACGGATCGCGATGGCGGCGCTCTTCGTGGACCGGGCGACAGGGTGTCGTGCGGCTCTCTGGCCCGTCGTCGACGACGGGCGCGAAGGCGGCGCGGTCACCTCGGCTCTCATCGCGCTGGTGGTGCTGTGCCTGGACGACTTCATGACAGGTCGGTGGGACGAGTGCGGCCGTCTCGCCGCGGAGGGGCTGGCGCTCTGCGAAGCGCACGGTTATCAGCTGCTGGCCCAGCAGTTCCACCGGGCCCAGGGTCTGCTCGCCGCGGCTCGGGGCGACGACGGCACGGTGCGGCGACTGGCGCAGGGGGTCACGCAGTGGGCGGTACCCCGCGGCGCCCGGACCATCGAGCACTTCGCGCGGCACATGACGGCACTGGCCGCTCTGGGACGCGGTGACCACGAGGAGGCCTACCTCGACGCATCGGCGATCAGTCCTTCAGGAGTGCTGGCCCCCCATGCCCCGCTGGCTCTGTGGGTTCCCATGGACCTCGTGGAAGCCGCCGTCCGCAGCGGACGGCGAGCCGAGGCACTCGCCCATGTCGCCGCGATGCGGCAGACGGGCCTGCCCGGCATCTCCGGCCGCCTGGCACTGGTCACCGCCGGTTCGGCCGCGATCGCCGCCCCCGAGGACCGGGCCGCGGGCTTCTTCGAGGAAGCGCTCGCCGTTCCCGGTGCCGAGCGCTGGCCCTTCGACCTCGCCCGGGTCCGGCTGGCCTACGGGCAGCACCTGCGCCGCGCACGCGCCGTCAAGGACGCCCGGGTGCACCTCGCCGCCGCTCTCAAGACCTTCCGCTGTCTCGGGGCCGCCCCCTGGGCCGCCCGGGCGGCCGAGGAGCTGCGGGCCACCGGCCGTACCGCCTCCTGGGCGCACCAGGACGTGGGGACCATGCCGCTCACGGAGCAGGAACTCCGGATCGCCACACTCGCCGCCTCCGGAATGACCAACAAGCAGATCGGCGAACGTCTGTTTCTCTCCCACCGAACCGTGGCGGCCCACCTGCACCGGATCTTCCCGAAGCTCGGCATCACCTCCCGTGTCACCCTCGGCGAGGCCCTCACCGCACTGCCGCTGCAGCAACCCCGGGCAGAACGGTCCTTCACCTCGTCGTAG
- a CDS encoding ROK family glucokinase, which produces MNEQNGGLTVGVDLGGTKIAAGTVDPAGEVVSRVRIPTPHDPDRIAEAVAEAVQRVRRGRDGVRAVGVGAAGYVDADRSTVRFAPNLGWHDKAIRDIVQEATGLPVVVENDANAAAWGEFIHGAGAGHDDMLMVMAGTGLGGGVISRGRLFRGRFGMAGEIGHYRAVPDGLPCPCGQHGCMEQYASGAAHTRRAREMAAADPARAEVVLALGDGTPSGIEGHHVTKAALSGDPFSLEVFARSGRWLGQVLADLASILDPSVLVIGGGLGDTGELIRRPAEMSYRRALGGGEHRVYAEVRTATVGSDAGLVGAANLARLHELLSSPAVSP; this is translated from the coding sequence GTGAACGAACAGAACGGCGGTCTGACCGTCGGCGTCGATCTCGGCGGCACGAAGATCGCCGCAGGGACGGTCGACCCCGCCGGAGAGGTCGTCTCCCGTGTGCGCATCCCCACCCCGCACGACCCGGACCGGATCGCCGAGGCGGTCGCCGAGGCGGTCCAGCGGGTCCGCAGGGGCCGGGACGGCGTCCGGGCGGTCGGCGTCGGAGCCGCCGGGTACGTGGACGCGGATCGCTCGACGGTGCGCTTCGCGCCCAACCTGGGCTGGCACGACAAGGCGATCCGGGACATCGTCCAGGAGGCCACCGGACTTCCGGTCGTCGTCGAGAACGACGCGAACGCCGCCGCATGGGGCGAGTTCATCCACGGAGCCGGTGCCGGGCACGACGACATGCTGATGGTCATGGCGGGCACCGGCCTGGGCGGAGGCGTCATCAGCCGAGGCCGGCTCTTCCGAGGCCGCTTCGGCATGGCCGGCGAGATCGGCCACTACCGGGCGGTCCCCGACGGGCTGCCGTGCCCCTGCGGCCAGCACGGCTGCATGGAGCAGTACGCCAGCGGAGCGGCCCACACGCGCCGCGCCCGCGAGATGGCGGCCGCCGATCCGGCACGGGCCGAAGTGGTGCTCGCACTGGGTGACGGCACCCCCTCCGGCATCGAGGGGCACCATGTCACCAAGGCCGCCCTCAGCGGCGATCCCTTCTCCCTCGAGGTGTTCGCGCGGTCGGGCCGCTGGCTGGGCCAGGTCCTCGCCGACCTCGCGTCCATCCTCGACCCGTCCGTCCTCGTCATCGGCGGCGGCCTCGGCGACACCGGCGAGCTGATCAGGCGTCCGGCCGAGATGTCCTACCGTCGGGCCCTCGGCGGCGGCGAGCACCGGGTCTACGCCGAGGTCCGCACCGCCACGGTCGGATCGGACGCCGGCCTCGTCGGCGCGGCCAACCTCGCCCGCCTTCACGAACTGCTCTCATCCCCCGCGGTCAGTCCCTGA